The proteins below are encoded in one region of Sulfolobus islandicus Y.N.15.51:
- a CDS encoding U6 snRNA-associated Sm-like protein LSm6: MQAKVENPLKSLRTAINRIVLVKLKDGSEYIGKLEQTDGTMNLVLRDCTEIREGTSEPVAKYGRVLIRGSNILFISVDYETVMNSEK; this comes from the coding sequence GTGCAAGCAAAAGTAGAAAATCCGTTGAAGAGTTTAAGAACGGCAATAAATAGGATCGTGCTGGTAAAACTTAAAGATGGCTCAGAGTACATTGGAAAACTAGAACAAACTGACGGAACTATGAATTTAGTATTAAGAGATTGTACTGAAATTAGAGAAGGCACTTCTGAACCAGTAGCAAAATATGGTAGGGTACTTATAAGGGGTAGCAATATATTATTCATTAGTGTTGACTATGAGACAGTTATGAATAGTGAGAAATAA
- a CDS encoding type II toxin-antitoxin system RelE family toxin, whose amino-acid sequence MVCKEWKLRIMFSKRISNLDELADYLLDSFASDKLVMLILDKVLLLLDNPFKYSREKLGKDKHGNSMFSIEVTGDIRILYSVDPKNCIVFIWEIGSHKKVYGR is encoded by the coding sequence GTGGTTTGTAAGGAATGGAAATTAAGGATAATGTTCAGTAAGAGGATAAGTAACCTTGATGAGTTAGCTGATTACCTTCTAGATAGTTTTGCAAGTGATAAGTTAGTTATGCTTATCTTAGATAAGGTTTTATTATTGCTAGATAATCCCTTCAAATATTCCAGGGAAAAGTTAGGAAAGGATAAGCATGGCAATTCAATGTTCTCCATAGAAGTAACTGGAGATATAAGGATACTTTATAGCGTTGATCCGAAAAATTGTATAGTTTTCATTTGGGAGATCGGGTCTCATAAGAAGGTTTACGGACGTTAG
- a CDS encoding DUF2153 domain-containing protein encodes MESSFIGNLDEWIKLQKNLLSTLKDMEKKEKTEDMDRLDLILASRTAFQHMMRTLKAFDQWLQDPMVIKHMPREMLEDVKNTSWELLQRLLELDIRHTSQFREMISKMSKEGKLDPLIWTRPITEEHPERERRGPLSTI; translated from the coding sequence ATGGAAAGTTCATTTATAGGAAATTTAGATGAATGGATAAAATTGCAGAAGAATTTATTGAGTACTTTAAAAGATATGGAGAAAAAGGAGAAAACTGAGGATATGGATAGATTAGACTTGATATTAGCGTCTAGAACTGCATTTCAGCATATGATGAGAACGTTAAAGGCCTTTGATCAATGGTTACAAGATCCAATGGTTATAAAACATATGCCTAGAGAAATGTTGGAGGATGTAAAGAATACCAGTTGGGAGTTGCTTCAGAGATTATTAGAGTTAGATATTAGACATACGAGCCAATTTAGAGAAATGATCTCGAAAATGAGCAAAGAAGGCAAATTGGATCCATTAATATGGACTAGACCAATAACTGAAGAACATCCAGAAAGAGAAAGAAGAGGTCCATTATCTACGATTTAA
- a CDS encoding transcriptional regulator — protein MGYVGKITNETKILLVLSKKHCCSIEELEQYTKIKKEELKVYLSKLAKEGKISRGWGHIAGKKYRKYCIKTKILEELNLM, from the coding sequence GTGGGTTACGTTGGTAAAATTACAAATGAAACGAAAATCCTACTAGTTTTGAGTAAGAAGCACTGCTGTAGTATTGAGGAGTTAGAGCAGTATACTAAGATAAAGAAGGAAGAGTTAAAGGTATATTTAAGTAAGTTAGCGAAAGAAGGCAAGATTTCCAGGGGGTGGGGGCATATAGCTGGAAAGAAATATAGGAAATATTGTATCAAAACGAAGATTTTGGAGGAGCTTAACTTAATGTAG
- a CDS encoding DUF1411 domain-containing protein, which yields MSQPGQQKSKDVKMVSKQVISTNIINEDKRKLQLLYIIRQIGKLTEKSIIMLLYELKQKGVDIGYQFNVIGNNVFSLMAKEDLTSLLYLGLIENDPVSKKIGISNNGIEILDKTQIEEDFKNKVAQALNEIKTKILAYDEEYNLKIKNEMKLRRR from the coding sequence TTGTCACAACCAGGACAACAAAAGTCTAAAGACGTAAAGATGGTATCTAAACAAGTTATAAGTACCAATATAATAAATGAGGATAAAAGAAAATTACAGTTATTATATATAATAAGACAAATAGGTAAATTGACTGAAAAATCTATAATAATGTTGCTATATGAATTGAAGCAGAAAGGTGTTGATATAGGATATCAATTCAATGTAATAGGAAACAATGTATTTAGTTTAATGGCAAAAGAGGATTTAACTTCGCTCTTATATCTAGGGCTAATAGAAAATGATCCAGTATCTAAGAAAATAGGTATCTCGAACAATGGTATAGAAATATTAGATAAAACTCAAATAGAAGAGGACTTCAAAAATAAAGTAGCTCAAGCTCTAAACGAAATAAAAACAAAAATACTCGCATATGATGAGGAGTATAACCTAAAGATAAAAAATGAGATGAAATTAAGAAGGAGATAA
- the glmM gene encoding phosphoglucosamine mutase — MGKLFGTDGIRGVTNTELQPEFALKLGKAIGTYFGKGARILIGRDVRAGGDMLLKAVESGLLSSGVLVYEAGMAPTPAFQYGVKTLGYDGGIIITASHNPAEYNGIKVLSPHGIEIAREDEDKIEDIYFNNKFHVVEWNGLVNDVKREDKVIETYVQGILSHVDADKIRSKKYKVLIDPANSVGTLATPIVARELGCKVFTINGNLDPLFSARTPEPTFESLSETAKVAKQLGVDLAVAHDGDADRAIFIDSMGRVQWGDRSGTLLSYWASIKAPNLPKRIFTAVSSSSLVEEYLKQYNIEVKWTKVGSVDIAHTLFKEKGVAGFEENGGFMYPPHQAVRDGAMSFALMLEMMASENENSTELFNRLPVYYLVKTKVRITEKSNINKIYDEIIDKYGKYGNIVTIDGVKIISNDFWLLVRKSGTEPIIRILVEAKDENKSKELAKELEKLVSELA, encoded by the coding sequence ATGGGTAAGTTATTTGGGACGGATGGAATAAGAGGAGTTACTAATACTGAATTGCAACCAGAATTTGCGTTAAAATTAGGAAAAGCTATAGGAACATATTTCGGTAAAGGTGCTAGAATTCTAATAGGCAGGGATGTAAGAGCTGGAGGAGATATGTTACTTAAAGCCGTTGAGAGTGGATTGTTAAGTAGTGGCGTATTGGTCTATGAAGCTGGGATGGCTCCTACTCCAGCTTTCCAGTACGGTGTGAAAACTTTAGGATATGACGGTGGTATTATAATAACCGCTAGTCATAATCCAGCTGAATATAATGGTATCAAAGTCCTTTCTCCACATGGTATTGAGATAGCTAGGGAAGACGAGGATAAAATAGAAGATATATACTTTAATAATAAATTTCATGTAGTGGAATGGAATGGTTTAGTAAATGATGTAAAAAGAGAAGATAAAGTTATTGAAACTTACGTGCAAGGGATACTCTCTCATGTTGATGCTGATAAAATTAGGAGTAAAAAGTATAAGGTTCTCATAGACCCTGCTAATAGTGTAGGTACATTGGCAACACCAATTGTTGCGAGGGAGTTGGGATGTAAAGTTTTTACTATCAATGGGAATTTAGATCCTCTATTTTCAGCTAGAACACCAGAACCCACATTTGAGAGTCTTAGTGAGACTGCAAAAGTTGCTAAACAACTAGGCGTGGATTTGGCAGTAGCTCATGATGGTGACGCGGATAGGGCAATTTTCATAGACTCCATGGGGAGAGTTCAATGGGGTGATAGAAGCGGTACTTTATTGTCATATTGGGCTTCGATAAAAGCTCCAAATCTACCTAAGCGTATATTTACTGCAGTTTCTAGCTCTAGCTTAGTTGAAGAATATCTAAAACAGTACAATATAGAGGTTAAGTGGACTAAGGTAGGTAGTGTAGACATTGCACATACGCTATTTAAGGAAAAAGGAGTAGCGGGATTTGAGGAAAATGGTGGATTTATGTATCCTCCTCATCAAGCAGTAAGAGACGGTGCAATGTCATTCGCTTTAATGCTGGAAATGATGGCATCTGAGAATGAAAACTCTACTGAACTATTTAATAGACTCCCTGTTTATTATTTAGTGAAAACAAAAGTAAGAATTACGGAAAAGAGTAATATAAATAAGATTTATGACGAAATAATAGATAAGTACGGAAAGTACGGGAATATAGTTACAATAGATGGTGTTAAGATTATTAGCAACGATTTCTGGCTCCTAGTTAGGAAGAGTGGTACAGAGCCAATAATAAGAATATTAGTCGAGGCAAAAGATGAGAATAAATCAAAAGAATTAGCTAAAGAGTTAGAAAAGTTGGTGAGTGAGTTAGCGTGA
- a CDS encoding RIO1 family regulatory kinase/ATPase domain-containing protein: MRLSLAEKASLVGPFDYILLKTIYSLRDKNEFVSFNSLKRRLDIKDDEELKVSLMKLSELRLIFKNPTDLSFRLTFSGLDILGIKLLFVDKILNRLAEIVGIGKESVVYYGYDFNDNKIIVKFHRVGTDSYKKVTFRKSLKKKSWLSITVENAKREYEALTCLSNEGGYVPKPLGAEYNAVTMEYIDGIELYKVPVNNLDLNLDEILEKILQTMRIAYTICNITHGDLSPYNVLIDKNGNPYLIDWPQATKSEERLEKDLSNLIIFFRKYGINVDIRKIFDYVRGVS, translated from the coding sequence ATGAGACTTTCACTGGCGGAGAAAGCATCACTAGTGGGACCCTTTGATTATATATTGTTAAAAACAATATATAGTCTTAGAGATAAAAATGAATTTGTTAGTTTCAATTCCTTAAAAAGGAGATTAGATATTAAAGACGATGAAGAACTTAAAGTATCTTTAATGAAATTATCTGAGCTTAGACTTATTTTCAAAAATCCAACAGACTTATCTTTTAGGTTAACCTTTTCTGGCTTAGATATTTTGGGAATAAAACTGTTATTTGTGGATAAAATCTTGAATAGATTAGCAGAGATAGTAGGAATAGGAAAAGAAAGCGTAGTATATTATGGGTATGATTTTAATGATAATAAAATAATAGTTAAGTTTCATCGAGTTGGTACGGATAGTTATAAGAAAGTTACGTTTAGAAAAAGCCTGAAAAAGAAAAGTTGGCTTTCAATTACCGTGGAAAATGCTAAAAGGGAGTATGAAGCTCTTACATGTTTAAGTAATGAAGGGGGCTATGTCCCTAAGCCATTAGGAGCAGAGTATAACGCAGTGACAATGGAATATATCGATGGAATAGAGCTTTACAAAGTACCTGTTAATAATCTAGATCTAAACTTAGATGAGATCCTTGAAAAGATTTTACAAACCATGAGGATAGCTTACACTATTTGCAACATAACACATGGAGATCTAAGCCCGTATAATGTACTTATAGACAAAAATGGAAATCCGTATCTTATTGATTGGCCACAAGCAACAAAATCTGAGGAAAGATTAGAAAAAGATCTATCAAATCTTATAATATTTTTTAGAAAATATGGAATAAATGTAGATATCCGTAAGATTTTCGATTATGTAAGAGGGGTATCATGA
- a CDS encoding Trm112 family protein, with protein sequence MKYRLMDLLACPMCKHFPLKLFVFSEKEIDRKLSQEDKKPLCELYCAYKSAFIKDLNSLPPCEECIRNEIVEGVLYCESCNRWYPIIDEIPRMLPDKLRKEEEDIKFLEKHKDKIPKTILSNGVPFRLK encoded by the coding sequence GTGAAATATAGGTTAATGGATTTACTCGCGTGCCCTATGTGCAAACATTTTCCATTAAAACTTTTTGTTTTCTCAGAAAAGGAAATAGACAGAAAATTAAGTCAAGAAGATAAAAAACCGTTGTGCGAATTATATTGTGCATATAAATCCGCCTTTATTAAGGATTTAAACTCTCTGCCTCCTTGTGAGGAGTGTATTAGAAACGAAATAGTAGAAGGGGTGCTTTATTGTGAATCTTGTAATAGATGGTATCCAATAATTGATGAAATTCCAAGAATGTTACCAGATAAACTGAGAAAAGAAGAAGAGGATATCAAATTTTTGGAGAAACATAAAGACAAGATTCCGAAGACCATACTAAGTAACGGTGTTCCTTTTCGTTTAAAATGA
- a CDS encoding methionine adenosyltransferase — MRNINVQLNPLSDIEKLQVELVERKGLGHPDYIADAVAEEASRKLSLYYLKKYGVILHHNLDKTLVVGGQATPRFKGGDVIQPIYIVVAGRATTEVKTESGIEQIPVGTIIIESVKEWIRNNFRYLDAEKHLIVDYKIGKGSTDLVGIFEAGKRVPLSNDTSFGVGFAPFTKLEKLVYETERHLNSKQFKAKLPEVGEDIKVMGLRRGNEVDLTIAMATISELIEDVNHYINVKEQAKNKILDLASKIAPDYDVRIYVNTGDKIDKNILYLTVTGTSAEHGDDGMTGRGNRGVGLITPMRPMSLEATAGKNPVNHVGKLYNVLANLIANKIAQEVKDVKFSQVQVLGQIGRPIDDPLIANVDVITYDGKLNDETKNEISGIVDEMLSSFNKLTELILEGKATLF, encoded by the coding sequence ATGAGAAACATAAATGTCCAGTTAAATCCCCTCTCAGATATAGAGAAACTTCAAGTAGAATTAGTAGAGAGAAAAGGACTAGGACATCCAGATTATATTGCAGATGCGGTTGCTGAAGAGGCTAGCAGAAAGCTTTCATTGTATTATCTCAAAAAATATGGTGTAATTTTACATCATAATCTGGATAAAACATTAGTAGTTGGAGGACAAGCTACGCCTCGTTTTAAAGGTGGGGATGTAATACAGCCAATATATATTGTAGTAGCAGGTAGAGCTACAACAGAGGTAAAAACGGAAAGTGGGATAGAGCAAATACCTGTAGGTACTATCATTATAGAGAGCGTAAAAGAGTGGATAAGAAATAACTTTAGATATCTTGATGCAGAAAAACACCTCATAGTTGACTATAAGATAGGTAAAGGGTCAACTGATTTAGTAGGCATATTTGAAGCTGGCAAGAGAGTTCCGCTATCCAATGATACGAGTTTTGGAGTAGGTTTCGCTCCATTCACTAAATTAGAAAAACTAGTCTATGAAACGGAGAGACATTTGAACTCAAAACAATTTAAAGCAAAATTACCTGAGGTAGGAGAGGACATAAAGGTCATGGGGTTAAGGAGAGGGAATGAAGTTGACCTTACGATAGCAATGGCAACAATTAGTGAACTAATAGAAGACGTTAATCATTATATTAATGTAAAAGAACAAGCAAAGAATAAAATCCTAGATCTAGCATCAAAGATAGCACCAGACTATGATGTAAGAATTTATGTTAACACTGGGGATAAGATAGATAAGAATATACTTTATTTAACAGTGACTGGTACTTCTGCTGAACATGGTGACGACGGAATGACAGGAAGAGGAAATAGAGGTGTTGGGTTAATAACACCAATGAGGCCTATGTCATTAGAAGCTACTGCTGGAAAGAATCCCGTTAATCATGTTGGTAAATTGTATAACGTTTTAGCTAATCTTATAGCTAATAAAATAGCTCAAGAAGTAAAGGATGTGAAATTCTCGCAAGTTCAAGTTCTTGGACAAATAGGAAGACCAATAGACGATCCTTTAATAGCTAATGTTGATGTAATTACTTATGACGGAAAACTTAATGATGAGACTAAAAATGAAATAAGCGGAATTGTAGACGAAATGTTAAGTTCATTTAATAAGTTAACTGAACTAATATTAGAAGGAAAAGCTACTCTCTTTTAA
- a CDS encoding type II toxin-antitoxin system RelE family toxin, with product MMKKVKEARDLARFVAREFSNLEYLMLIVDKLELLKENPVKYSREKLGKDVYGNPMFSIEVTGDIRILYSVDSKNCIVFIWEIGSHKDVYSRD from the coding sequence ATGATGAAGAAAGTTAAGGAAGCTAGAGATTTGGCTAGATTTGTTGCCAGAGAATTTTCCAATTTGGAATATCTCATGTTAATTGTCGATAAACTTGAATTGTTAAAAGAAAATCCTGTTAAATACTCCAGAGAGAAATTAGGAAAAGATGTATACGGTAATCCAATGTTTTCCATAGAAGTAACTGGAGATATAAGGATACTTTACAGTGTGGACTCAAAAAACTGTATAGTTTTCATTTGGGAGATCGGGTCTCACAAGGACGTTTACAGTCGGGATTAA
- a CDS encoding ArsR/SmtB family transcription factor — protein sequence MELVIDDPEKIYEISKALSTMTRINILQLVSIMPMSISELTEKLNMSKGNISSHISELENLGLVEVEYQNGIKGIKKIIKAKYDKIVIVLKTSNSPNEP from the coding sequence ATGGAGCTAGTAATCGATGATCCAGAGAAAATCTACGAAATTTCTAAGGCGTTATCTACAATGACTAGAATAAATATACTGCAACTAGTTTCAATAATGCCAATGAGCATATCAGAGCTCACTGAAAAACTTAATATGAGTAAGGGAAACATAAGCTCACATATTTCTGAACTTGAAAATCTAGGTCTAGTTGAAGTCGAGTATCAGAATGGAATAAAAGGAATAAAAAAGATTATAAAAGCTAAATATGATAAAATTGTAATAGTTTTAAAGACTAGCAACAGCCCTAATGAACCCTAA
- a CDS encoding CTP synthase, translated as MSNKYIIVTGGVLSSVGKGTLVASIGMLLKRRGYNVTAVKVDPYINVDAGTMNPYMHGEVFVTEDGAETDLDLGHYERFMDINMTKYNNITAGKVYFEVIKKEREGKYLGQTVQIIPHVTDQIKDMIRYASKINNAEITLVEIGGTVGDIESLPFLEAARQLKLEEGEDNVVFVHIALVEYLSVTGELKTKPLQHSVQELRRIGIQPDFIVGRATLALDDETRRKIALFTNVKVDHIVSSYDVETSYEVPIILENQKLVSKILTRLKLEDRQVDLTDWISFVNNIKGINSKKTINIALVGKYTKLKDSYISIKEAIYHASAYLGVRPNLIWIESTDLEKDSKNLDEVLGNVNGIIVLPGFGSRGAEGKIKAIKYAREHNVPFLGICFGFQLSIVEFARNVLGLNDANSTEINPNTKDPVITLLDEQKNVTQLGGTMRLGSQKIIIKEGTIAYQLYGKKVVYERHRHRYEVNPKYVDLLEDAGLVVSGISENGLVEIIELPSNKFFVATQAHPEFKSRPTNPSPIYLGFIRAVASL; from the coding sequence GTGTCCAACAAGTACATAATCGTTACAGGTGGAGTTTTATCAAGTGTTGGTAAAGGTACGTTAGTTGCCTCTATTGGTATGCTACTTAAAAGAAGAGGATATAATGTAACTGCAGTAAAAGTAGATCCATATATTAATGTTGATGCGGGTACAATGAATCCTTATATGCATGGTGAAGTATTTGTAACTGAGGACGGTGCAGAGACAGATTTAGATTTAGGTCATTATGAGAGATTTATGGATATTAATATGACAAAGTATAATAATATAACAGCAGGTAAGGTATATTTTGAGGTTATAAAGAAGGAAAGAGAAGGCAAATATCTAGGTCAAACCGTTCAAATTATCCCCCACGTTACTGATCAGATAAAGGATATGATAAGATATGCAAGTAAGATAAATAACGCCGAGATTACCTTAGTGGAAATAGGTGGCACTGTAGGCGACATAGAAAGTCTACCATTTCTAGAAGCAGCTAGACAACTCAAACTAGAAGAAGGCGAAGATAATGTTGTTTTTGTGCATATAGCTTTAGTAGAATATTTATCTGTAACTGGAGAACTGAAAACTAAACCATTGCAGCATAGTGTGCAAGAATTAAGAAGAATTGGAATACAACCAGATTTTATTGTTGGCAGAGCTACATTAGCCTTAGATGATGAAACTAGGCGCAAAATTGCTCTGTTCACTAACGTTAAGGTAGATCATATAGTCTCTAGCTATGATGTAGAAACATCCTACGAAGTACCCATTATCCTAGAAAACCAGAAATTAGTTTCTAAGATACTTACTAGGCTTAAATTAGAGGATAGGCAAGTAGATTTGACAGATTGGATAAGCTTCGTTAATAACATAAAAGGAATAAATAGTAAAAAGACCATTAATATTGCACTAGTTGGAAAGTACACAAAGCTAAAGGATAGTTACATAAGTATCAAGGAAGCGATTTATCACGCTTCAGCTTACTTAGGAGTAAGGCCTAATCTTATATGGATAGAATCAACTGATTTGGAAAAGGATTCCAAGAATTTAGATGAGGTATTAGGGAATGTAAATGGAATCATAGTTTTGCCTGGATTTGGAAGTAGAGGAGCTGAAGGTAAGATTAAGGCTATTAAATATGCTAGAGAACATAATGTACCGTTCTTGGGTATATGCTTTGGTTTTCAATTATCTATTGTAGAATTCGCTAGGAATGTTTTAGGTCTCAATGATGCTAATTCGACTGAAATTAATCCAAATACTAAGGATCCAGTTATTACTTTACTGGATGAACAAAAAAATGTAACTCAACTTGGGGGGACTATGAGATTAGGATCACAAAAGATTATAATAAAAGAAGGAACAATTGCCTATCAATTATATGGTAAAAAGGTTGTATATGAAAGGCATAGACATAGATATGAAGTGAATCCTAAATATGTCGATTTACTAGAAGATGCAGGATTAGTAGTTTCTGGTATTAGTGAAAACGGCTTGGTCGAAATTATAGAGCTACCTTCTAATAAGTTCTTTGTGGCCACTCAAGCTCATCCAGAATTCAAGAGCAGACCAACAAATCCATCTCCTATATATTTAGGGTTCATTAGGGCTGTTGCTAGTCTTTAA
- a CDS encoding orotidine 5'-phosphate decarboxylase / HUMPS family protein, translating into MREVLLEKLRTEKFLQIALDFIDINNAIKVVNEVKDLENEIIEIGTPLLKSFGIEGIRKIKSIVPDKIIVADTKTADAGDVEVEIAKLGGANIMTVLGIMDDSTIHSAVIKARELDILVQADLINVKNVYERAKELKQLGVDIIGFHVGLDVQKSRGISVADLKSEIRKVSELDLLISIAGGLNKDRILELIDLPVSIYVVGGAITRSKEPKNVSKEIVNILKGR; encoded by the coding sequence ATGAGAGAGGTACTACTTGAAAAACTTCGTACTGAAAAATTTTTACAGATAGCCCTAGATTTTATAGATATCAATAATGCAATAAAAGTAGTTAATGAAGTTAAAGATCTAGAAAATGAAATCATTGAAATAGGAACACCATTACTAAAATCATTCGGGATAGAAGGAATAAGAAAAATAAAATCAATAGTTCCAGATAAAATAATTGTGGCTGATACTAAAACTGCAGATGCAGGAGACGTTGAAGTTGAAATAGCTAAACTAGGCGGAGCTAACATAATGACAGTTTTAGGAATAATGGACGATTCCACTATTCATTCAGCGGTAATAAAGGCTAGAGAATTAGATATACTAGTCCAAGCTGATTTAATCAACGTTAAAAACGTATATGAAAGAGCAAAAGAGCTTAAGCAATTAGGAGTAGATATCATAGGTTTCCATGTAGGTTTGGATGTACAAAAGAGTAGAGGCATAAGTGTAGCAGATTTAAAGAGTGAAATCAGAAAGGTATCTGAGCTAGACTTATTAATATCAATAGCTGGAGGCTTAAATAAAGATAGAATTTTAGAACTCATAGATCTACCGGTAAGCATATATGTAGTAGGAGGAGCCATAACTCGAAGTAAGGAACCTAAGAACGTATCTAAAGAGATAGTTAACATATTAAAGGGGAGATAA
- a CDS encoding DUF460 domain-containing protein, with amino-acid sequence MKIMGIDIEAMESPSSKSQPLYSVIIVNENEKIVYKAENVSLSRVIRLCWEYNVDILATDNIYELGESDKEIINIVKLLPQNTNIVQVTYHNGEFKQIKELAREMGYEVQGKLSPQKTAYLDALLALKGYGTSIKIEEKRTKIVVSRGRALGPGGMSQNRYKRYIRGTLLRVAKEIKEKLDMKGFDYDMIVRRSRAGIEGAVFIVYTPRERLYGIIRKMKGHDVVVDIKPIYKNKIEFKDKRTERRLIVGIDPGTEVGLSIIDIYGRPILLISRRNIDRDEIVSLISKEGKAIIVATDVNPLPDTVKKIASKFNAKIFIPEKSLSIDEKQRLIDEYSKLHKLKIDNPHIRDSLAAALKAYNEIESKLRQIESFISRLDIDVIDENRIYDCVIFGTTVSECIEKEIEKIIRKDDNGKIEEKQKEKDTTQNVNKLTKLEEENKRLKSELMHYKRIIYNLINERDSLIRKIDEIKLHINKEVERDRKIYELNLNLQNAYKVINELENKLRYDEKQIEKLKEVLYNLLNGKVIVVKGNSKVNDITFDGNNIYIGKEKVNNEIAEYVDKEIIILDKQVLNDLEVLRKELQIERSKDIDIKRIIDEYRNRRLKESSFSF; translated from the coding sequence ATGAAAATTATGGGAATTGACATAGAGGCGATGGAAAGCCCTTCCTCTAAGTCACAGCCACTATACTCAGTTATTATTGTTAACGAGAACGAGAAAATAGTCTATAAAGCAGAAAACGTAAGTTTAAGTAGAGTTATTAGATTATGTTGGGAATACAACGTTGATATATTAGCGACTGACAATATTTACGAATTAGGAGAAAGTGATAAAGAGATCATTAATATCGTGAAACTATTACCCCAAAATACTAACATCGTTCAGGTCACATATCATAATGGAGAATTTAAACAAATAAAGGAATTAGCTAGGGAAATGGGGTACGAAGTGCAAGGAAAATTATCACCACAAAAAACTGCATATTTAGATGCGTTATTAGCTTTAAAAGGATATGGAACTAGTATAAAAATTGAAGAGAAACGTACTAAAATAGTAGTGTCAAGGGGAAGAGCATTAGGCCCAGGAGGAATGAGCCAAAATAGATATAAAAGATATATAAGAGGAACCCTTCTTCGAGTAGCTAAGGAGATAAAGGAAAAACTTGACATGAAAGGATTTGATTACGATATGATAGTGAGGAGGTCTAGGGCTGGAATTGAGGGAGCAGTATTCATAGTTTATACTCCTAGAGAGAGACTCTATGGAATTATAAGAAAAATGAAAGGCCATGACGTAGTAGTAGATATTAAACCAATATATAAAAATAAGATTGAATTTAAAGACAAAAGAACTGAAAGAAGATTAATTGTTGGAATAGATCCTGGTACAGAAGTTGGCCTATCAATAATTGATATTTATGGCAGACCAATTCTATTAATATCAAGAAGAAACATCGACAGAGATGAAATCGTCTCCTTAATCTCTAAAGAGGGAAAAGCAATAATAGTAGCGACTGATGTCAATCCATTGCCAGACACTGTAAAAAAGATCGCTAGTAAATTTAACGCTAAAATATTTATCCCGGAAAAAAGTCTAAGCATAGATGAAAAACAAAGACTTATTGACGAGTACTCTAAGCTACATAAGCTAAAAATAGATAATCCTCATATTAGGGACTCATTAGCTGCTGCTTTAAAGGCATATAATGAGATAGAAAGCAAATTAAGGCAAATTGAGAGTTTCATCAGTAGATTAGATATTGACGTAATAGACGAAAATCGTATTTATGATTGCGTAATATTTGGTACTACGGTATCTGAATGTATAGAAAAGGAAATTGAAAAAATTATCAGAAAAGATGATAATGGTAAAATAGAGGAGAAACAAAAAGAAAAAGATACTACTCAAAATGTAAATAAATTAACTAAATTAGAAGAGGAAAATAAAAGGCTAAAGTCGGAACTAATGCATTATAAGAGGATAATTTATAATCTCATTAATGAAAGGGATTCATTAATAAGAAAGATTGATGAGATTAAACTGCATATTAATAAAGAAGTAGAGAGGGACAGGAAGATTTACGAGCTAAATCTAAACCTACAGAATGCATACAAGGTGATAAATGAACTTGAGAATAAATTACGTTATGACGAGAAACAAATTGAGAAACTAAAGGAAGTGCTATATAATCTATTAAATGGAAAAGTAATAGTCGTTAAGGGGAATAGTAAAGTTAATGATATAACCTTTGATGGAAATAACATTTACATTGGGAAGGAAAAAGTTAACAATGAGATAGCAGAATATGTAGATAAGGAGATTATAATATTAGATAAACAAGTCTTAAATGATCTGGAAGTATTACGGAAAGAACTACAAATAGAAAGATCTAAGGATATTGATATAAAAAGAATAATTGATGAATATAGAAATAGAAGGTTAAAAGAGAGTAGCTTTTCCTTCTAA